The sequence below is a genomic window from Providencia rettgeri.
AATAATAATTGACTCTTGAATCAATAAACCTATTTTACATAGAACGTCTTTTGATAAAGGGTCATTGTCACTACATGAAGAGTCAAACAATAAGGTACCAATTGCTCCGACACCTTCAATTAATGCTTCTGATGTCATTTCGTTATTAATAGAAATTCCACTAAGTTGCTCGATTGAGTAGTTTTTGAAATCTTTTATTTTTATCGTATCGCTAGTTTTCATTTTCACTTCCCAAGATTAATTTTAATTAATGACTCATGGGCGCGAATCACTGATAATAAGGCTACAGCCAAAGTATTTAGGGTGTTTTCATTATCAATAAATCCTGAATCTAAAATTAAATTAATAATGGCCTTTGCGTAGGTTAATTCAGTGTTAGCTGCATCTCTTAATTGAATATTGTCATTCACTATTCTTTCTCCAAAATATCATCGACCTCAGTTTCACATTGAGCGATTAATTGATTGGCTATATGTTTTTCACTGTTGTCTCTATTTAGATATTGAGCGGCAATTAAAAACGCTTTCACTCGGTTAAACACATCCATACATTCACTAACTTGTACTTTGGGGGGGGCTGTTTTATTCATGTCCATTATCCCGTTGTGCATTTTCTTCAATTAACCAACCGGCTACAGGGTTGGATAGTTCGTAAGCCAATTCAATTAAACTATCGATAACTGGATCGCCTGCAAATTGGCTATTTAACTGGAATAGTACTGCATTCAGTTGGGCGCTTTTTTTTGCGGCGACACTTAATTTAATTTCGTGTGACATGTCACGCTCCTACAGGTGTTTGTGATGCCAGTGATAAAACATAATCACGTACAAGTTGTAATTTTGCTGATTTCAAATCAGCTGCATAAACCTCTTTGCGTTCTCCTTTGGCTTGTGGATCACTACGCTTTACGGCAAAGAAGCAGAACTTAAACAGACCTGTACGGATATCAGGTTTAAGTACGTTGGTATTTGACGCATAATGTATAGTCGGCATTTTTTAAACCTTAAAATTATGATGTGCTTTTAGTATTACCACTAGTGATAAATAAGTCAACACCGCAAGTGATATTATTTCATCACTAAAGGTTATATATTTGATTTTGAAAGGGATAAAAAATAAAAAAGCCCGGCGTATTTATCGCTCGGGCTTGGGGATTTGATGTGTTGGGGGAGTTAAAACGTGTCGTCAGGCCACTGGGACTTAACTACTTTGCCAATAATATGGCAGTCAACTCCACAGGGTATTAGTTCATATCTAGGGTTCAGTGGTTCAAGGTATGGTCGGCCCGCATCTCGAATTAATCGTTTAAATGTGAACTCATCGCCATTCATTCTAGCGATACAGAAGTCTCCCGCGTCAACAGGCTCTTCAGGATCAACAAGTATCAGCATCCCTTCAGGGAAGCTAGGGCGTCCACCTTGTGGAGCTGTC
It includes:
- a CDS encoding host cell division inhibitor Icd-like protein — encoded protein: MPTIHYASNTNVLKPDIRTGLFKFCFFAVKRSDPQAKGERKEVYAADLKSAKLQLVRDYVLSLASQTPVGA